The DNA segment GGCCGATGTCGGTGGCAATCACGCCCCCACGGATGATTTCCGCATAGAAGGCGCCGCCATACAGCGACAGGCACAGCGCCGCCGCCATGGTGGCCGACATCTCGATGCCGGTCAGCACCGGCAGCGCGTAGTAGAACCACACCAGCTGCACCAGCACCGGCGTGCAGCGGAACACTTCCACATAGGCGCGCAGCGGCGCGCTGATCCACACATGGCGCGACAGCCGCCCCAGCCCGGCGAGCACACCGATGGCCAGGCCCGCCGCCACACAGATCGCGGTGAACAGCAGCGTATAGCCGATGCCGGCAATCAGCAGGCTGCGGTACTGCCACAGCGAGGCAAAGTCCCATTCGTACATTGACCTACCCTCAGCCCTGCCCGCTTAGAACTTCACCTGCTTGGGGAAGCTCTCGGGCTTCACGCCGGCCAGCTTCTCCATGTTGTGCACGATCACCTTCTGCACATCGCCCGCGGCACGGGTTTCCTTGATCCAGGCATTCACCTTGTTTTCCAGGTCCTTGTTGGCGCTCTTGCGCAGACCGATGTGCACGGTGGAAGTGCTGACCGGCTCGGGCACGAACATCTTGCCCATGTCGGGGCGCTTGGCCAGCAGCGGCTGAGCCAACAGCACCATCAGCACCTGGCAGTCGGCACGGCCGGTCTGGATGGCCATGGTGGCCGCGCCCGAGCTTTCCAGGCGGGAGATGCTGGCCTTGGGCAAGGTCTTGGTGGCGAACTGGTCCTGGTTGGAGCCCACGTCCACCACGATCTTCACCTTGGGATCGTTCAGCTGCTCCCAGGTCTTGACTTCCGGATAGCCCTTCTTGCAGACCACGGTCAGCGTGTTGTTGAACAGCACGTCGGAGAAGTCGAT comes from the Comamonas terrigena NBRC 13299 genome and includes:
- a CDS encoding amino acid ABC transporter permease — its product is MYEWDFASLWQYRSLLIAGIGYTLLFTAICVAAGLAIGVLAGLGRLSRHVWISAPLRAYVEVFRCTPVLVQLVWFYYALPVLTGIEMSATMAAALCLSLYGGAFYAEIIRGGVIATDIGQTEAGQAIGMTRGQVMRRVVLPQAFKRMVPPLVSQSIMQLKNTSLLSVLAVPDLLYQGQVIAHDTYRPLEVYTLIAVAYFVILLPATLWAKRLEQHHSKGG
- a CDS encoding transporter substrate-binding domain-containing protein gives rise to the protein MTVSRTLFRSLAVAGSLLLTQAAMAQDETTLQRVERTKVLRIGVISGATPYFHKDLVRNEWQGFGPDFAEGLATKLGAKVERVETTWGNAVMDLQANKIDVMFGMGPTPARREMIDFSDVLFNNTLTVVCKKGYPEVKTWEQLNDPKVKIVVDVGSNQDQFATKTLPKASISRLESSGAATMAIQTGRADCQVLMVLLAQPLLAKRPDMGKMFVPEPVSTSTVHIGLRKSANKDLENKVNAWIKETRAAGDVQKVIVHNMEKLAGVKPESFPKQVKF